A stretch of Fusarium poae strain DAOMC 252244 chromosome 2, whole genome shotgun sequence DNA encodes these proteins:
- a CDS encoding hypothetical protein (TransMembrane:2 (i7-28o40-63i)~BUSCO:61030at5125) codes for MTRAQQTISLALLVSSLYLALFLELIPLPPLIQEQIVPVLPFWALVSFGAYLLFRLGFGILTFNDVPDAHKELTTEIEQAKVELRKLGVTVD; via the exons ATGACACGCGCTCAGCAGACCATCTCTCTCGCCCTCCTCGTCTCCTCC CTCTACCTTGCTCTCTTTCTCGAGCTCATCCCTCTTCCTCCCCTGATCCAGGAGCAGATCGTTCCTGTG CTTCCCTTCTGGGCTCTCGTGTCCTTTGGCGCATACCTCCTCTTCCGACTCGGCTTTGGCATCCTCACCTTCAACGACGTTCCCGACGCGCACAAGGAGCTCACAACGGAGATTGAGCAGGCCAAGGTTGAGCTCCGAAAGCTCGGCGTTACCGTCGACTAA
- a CDS encoding hypothetical protein (BUSCO:34391at5125) encodes MEESAPKRQRTEGSASPRKRRPSYASPTKASMSRHHPEAFERRMSRSPQKLPSARQSAQFTFDSPSEALAARLATSRIVSDAPTPTRPGEATPVQEDFNPFRGGGLRRSPPAGVRMDIDTPPVDPFRRGGLRRSPPVGAQGNDAPPASMPEPELPPAVQASSPPALPASMPEPRVERPADESVLESESDASPPLEESPPEEVSMARSISPVASPSPARSFSSLNIQLPPRSSSEVRSPSPALSSPAQAPEQQTMPEPEAQQEPQSDPASESDVAVEEAPESGRGSPSPPPPLPEFSPSPPPASMPPSRIPRLAQESSRNKAPAASQPIPQLPPLDNGPRKSFQNSPVRFRDPSQQDVSPLTQPPSRHFEKPRKGQVITASQERKPAATTVCGSRQTRPFDPDTEKKKERERIRKEIESLQKDLGVARRENERIRAMQEFGRVLAPVDQDEIVDLIQRHLMDADTEPSQTSTQQLLQAALKPTALLPFGKAIASAPVEDKLAYVKSHYPVPMTADEELPYLQLFTPFTASSTISILPETNSQPLRQLHSVLLRSREIPGLFTAKVEMTVNPLELSVLHLNVTDLEPAAKPELGPFIQKICTGDCNRSMQRNVGIVTWAMGEWLRVAVERAGFWCQLEQTLGTKNGISEMTTQMRTRKRRRKDDDGDEDMDESTQVDSVKKVDLIRYMGQQHYDISIPYNDAEESGANVRFNWKVEFDWTGEAQTKLSVLVGAPGKWHQTDERGVLGKIPKLFEELVHGHQNTETAVKTIVALIAGEQS; translated from the exons ATGGAGGAATCTGCGCCGAAAAGACAGCGCACAGAGGGCAGCGCGTCACCTCGAAAAAGACGCCCATCTTATGCATCACCAACTAAAGCCAGCATGTCAAGACACCACCCAGAAGCATTTGAGAGAAGAATGTCCAGGTCACCTCAGAAATTACCGAGCGCTCGACAATCAGCGCAATTCACTTTTGATAGCCCTTCGGAAGCTCTCGCTGCGCGCTTGGCTACAAGTCGGATCGTTAGTGATGCTCCTACGCCAACGCGCCCGGGTGAGGCGACGCCAGTGCAAGAAGACTTTAATCCATTTCGTGGTGGGGGGTTGAGACGGTCGCCGCCAGCTGGCGTACGGATGGATATTGATACGCCACCTGTTGACCCTTTCCGACGTGGAGGATTGAGAAGATCGCCGCCGGTTGGGGCGCAGGGAAATGATGCGCCGCCAGCTTCGATGCCTGAGCCAGAGTTACCGCCAGCAGTACAGGCTTCCTCACCTCCTGCGCTGCCAGCTTCTATGCCAGAACCCCGGGTCGAACGACCTGCAGACGAATCTGTGCTGGAATCGGAAAGCGACGCATCTCCTCCATTGGAAGAATCCCCTCCAGAGGAAGTATCCATGGCCAGGTCTATCTCACCTGTCGCAAGTCCATCGCCAGCCCGATCATTCTCATCGCTTAACATTCAGCTTCCACCTCGGTCGTCCTCTGAGGTCAGGTCGCCTTCACCTGCTTTATCTTCACCCGCTCAGGCCCCAGAACAGCAAACCATGCCAGAACCAGAAGCCCAACAGGAGCCCCAATCAGATCCGGCGTCCGAATCAGATGTCgcggtggaagaagctcCAGAATCAGGCCGAGGGTCTCCAAGCCCACCGCCGCCTTTGCCAGAGTTCTCTCCTTCACCTCCTCCAGCTTCCATGCCACCATCTAGAATCCCCCGCCTAGCCCAGGAAAGTTCTCGAAATAAAGCACCCGCAGCATCACAGCCTATTCCCCAGTTACCGCCTCTGGATAATGGACCACGCAAGAGTTTCCAGAATAGCCCGGTCAGGTTCCGCGACCCATCGCAACAAGATGTCTCACCTCTTACCCAACCACCATCGCGACATTTTGAGAAGCCAAGAAAGGGCCAGGTCATTACAGCTTCTCAAGAGAGGAAGCCAGCAGCGACGACCGTATGTGGCTCAAGACAGACACGCCCATTCGACCCAGACacagaaaagaagaaggaacgAGAGAGGATCCGGAAAGAAATCGAGTCATTGCAGAAGGATCTTGGAGTTGCGCGAAGAGAGAATGAGCGGATACGCGCGATGCAAGAGTTCGGTCGTGTTCTTGCACCTGTGGACCAAGATGAGATAGTTGACCTCATCCAACGTCACCTCATGGATGCAGATACAGAGCCAAGTCAAACATCGACACAACAATTGTTACAAGCGGCATTGAAGCCTACAGCTCTCCTCCCATTTGGAAAGGCCATCGCCTCAGCACCTGTGGAGGACAAGCTGGCCTATGTCAAGTCGCATTACCCTGTTCCAATGACAGCAGACGAGGAACTGCCTTATCTTCAACTATTCACACCATTCACAGCATCATCTACGATCTCAATTTTGCCAGAAACCAACAGCCAGCCCCTCAGACAGCTTCACTCCGTTCTTCTTCGATCACGCGAAATCCCCGGACTCTTCACAGCAAAGGTGGAAATGACTGTCAATCCCCTTGAACTATCGGTCCTTCATCTGAACGTCACAGACCTAGAGCCTGCTGCGAAGCCTGAGCTCGGTCCATTTATCCAGAAGATCTGCACAGGCGACTGCAATCGTTCTATGCAGCGCAATGTGGGAATTGTGACATGGGCGATGGGCGAATGGCTCCGCGTCGCTGTTGAGAGAGCAGGCTTTTGGTGTCAATTGGAGCAAACATTGGGCACCAAGAATGGTATATCGGAGATGACTACACAAATGCGAACAAGAAAGAGACGGagaaaagatgatgatggggaCGAGGATATGGACGAGTCAACGCAGGTAGACTCTGTTAAGAAGGTAGACCTCATTCGCTACATGGGTCAGCAACACTACGACATTTCAATACCGTACAACGATGCAGAGGAATCGGGCGCCAATGTACGATTCAATTGGAAGGTGGAATTTGACTGGACGGGAGAAGCGCAAACGAAACTCTCCGTCCTGGTCGGCGCCCCAGGCAAAT GGCACCAAACAGACGAACGAGGAGTGCTTGGCAAGATCCCCAAGCTGTTTGAAGAACTTGTACATGGTCACCAAAACACAGAAACAGCTGTAAAAACAATTGTAGCGCTCATCGCGGGAGAGCAATCATGA
- a CDS encoding hypothetical protein (SECRETED:SignalP(1-22)) — protein MLRPIKLVILAGLGYLVSQTRAGPCKPQTTSTETSQITTTSDLPQISITTTLIETSATSAVTAFEETTQSDDVLVTTTSDSTSASTTIVPEPESTSLLDNGGFDILPATIEPWEKYLAFGDQAEISISDTISQDGRGSARFKYLTGPRPNVDPQYMVQKLDKNKVSFGVTYQLTAWFRSDVSASPLTLACPNAFMQGIYDTNKYVARKGFQLNEETPNQWQSFSLQFSFSEQQFNQGDLYVWVSLFCRNGFEGFMDSVALEVVPVDDTPSTTDLVPTTTSTPPDGI, from the coding sequence ATGCTTCGTCCCATCAAGCTTGTCATTCTCGCCGGCTTGGGTTACTTGGTTAGTCAAACCAGGGCCGGCCCGTGCAAGCCTCAAACAACGTCTACTGAAACATCACAAATCACAACCACATCGGATCTACCGCAGATAAGCATCACGACTACGCTTATCGAAACCTCAGCTACCTCAGCTGTCACGGCATTCGAAGAGACTACACAGTCGGATGATGTTCTTGTAACCACCACAAGCGACTCAACCTCAGCATCTACCACGATTGTACCCGAGCCCGAATCTACTTCACTTCTGGACAATGGCGGCTTTGACATTCTACCTGCTACAATAGAGCCCTGGGAGAAATACCTCGCCTTTGGAGATCAAGCCGAGATTTCGATAAGCGACACAATATCTCAAGACGGAAGGGGGTCTGCGCGATTCAAATACTTGACTGGGCCGCGCCCGAACGTCGACCCTCAGTACATGGTCCAGAAACTCGACAAGAACAAAGTCTCGTTCGGCGTCACTTATCAGCTTACGGCATGGTTTCGTTCCGACGTTTCTGCTTCCCCCCTAACTCTAGCCTGTCCCAATGCATTCATGCAGGGTATCTACGATACCAATAAATACGTGGCTAGAAAAGGATTCCAACTCAACGAAGAAACACCTAACCAGTGGCAGAGCTTTTCTCTCCAATTCAGTTTCTCTGAGCAGCAATTCAACCAAGGTGATCTGTATGTCTGGGTCAGCCTGTTCTGCCGAAATGGGTTCGAAGGGTTCATGGATTCTGTTGCATTGGAGGTTGTTCCTGTGGATGACACTCCAAGCACGACCGATTTGGTTCCAACAACAacgtcaacaccaccagATGGGATCTAA